The region AGCGCGCATTATAATAGcagtaattttactttaaataaaaattacaggTGAATGCGGTAATTTAGCTTGCATTGACGTTTGCCCCTTTGGTCAATCCTTTTTCTGGGTAAGACTTTCCTCGTGGTTTGAggcttattttattattatcgaattaaataGTAAAGTAACTCAAGCATCTATATTATGTAAGGGATAATTCTAAAATCTCTTAATATAGCGGCGCGGAGGCCTTTTGGTTTTGCCGACGTTTTGCTCGTACGTTACAATTATTACTATCAATTTAATCTTTGTGTCCGTTAGGTTGGTTGTGATGACGGAACGATTCGGCTTCATTACTTAAATGTGGAAAGACCGATTATACAATTGAAAAATGAACAATATACAAATGGAATTAAAGCTTTGCAATGGTCGAAAACCAAACCGTTAACGATATATACTTTAGACAATAATTCTCGGTAAGAATTTTTCACGACATGAACAAAAgtattgataaataatttaattacgtataatataaatttaaacaataaactttgaataattataaatatttttaacaggATCTACGTGTGGGATTTGAGCCAGAGTGATATTTGTCCTGTGCATATATTATCTACGAAAAAGTGGGGAAAGATAAGTAGTATGCAACTGTCTCCTTGCGAAATAAATCAAGATATGACAAATCAGTATTTggtaagtttaaaaaaatacacacgATTTTAAGATGGAAATTTATtccataattttaaaatattttgttttccaGGCTTTAGGCACGGAATCTGGTAATGTGGAGGTACACaagttgaaaaaagaattttattattcaaagaaAGAGGAAGTTTTACAAGAACTGAACCTATTTTCGCGATATGTTTCGGTATCGTAAAcgaaaatagatatttataagAAGAGAATTATATAAGCACCACTAGTTTTTctgaaattgcaatttatattactatttaaagaaattgaatATAGTAAAAGACTTGTAGGGTTTTATACTTCCATTATATACACACAGTATGCACTTGCAATTATCACAATAGATAATTGAAATACTAGTCATCGAAATTAGTCAAACACAagttaaactttttaattgacaagggatgtacaattttacgttatcctgaaattgttatttataaaatttagtaACACATAACGATAGACATCTTTAATTTCGAATTATATGGagttttttttccattttttgtaataaaaatgcgattaatttgttataattttatatattcagcTATGTATGACAAATGAGATTTTTCGCGCacttatttatatctttttatgatataatattcatatcaCAAAATTCCGtccagaaaatattaatactattaTACCACTAGATGTAGATAAAATAGTATTCGtaacatatttatacatatatttataatagtatattgtacaaaatatataaataagaacAAATGAAGGTATTATACAATCGAATATACATaggattttatatatatcctAGCCGATTTAATATTGCGTTTTTTGACATAGGTGATTCATTATTGATAACGAAATATGCGAGATGatgtaattttatcttatatttaaattaaaaaaaagtttttatatcaaagttttttaaataattaattgtcttttaatattaagcgTTTACTTCACGATAGTTGCAATCGTTCAACAAGctccaataattttatttctttttttttaatttttttacataattatttataatttgaacaattatataaataaaaagaattaagaattttattctttttatttatataattgtttaaaacagCATAATTATTGAAGTGTTGAACTACTCGAGGTCTTactatacatacatatacaaataatatgtatgtatgcatattttatgtatatatgtataaaatatgtacatatgaTGTGTATAATATGTTATGCATACGTATATAATCTATGCGAtgcatattacatatttacatatacatatgcaatatatatgtacacagaaaaaaaatagtatacaatatatatatatgaatatttgacaaatattttaaaaagttatttgttttaattatttctaataatttaaacacttTGAAGTATATATTCCAATTCAAAGATAAAGATGTTTCTTATAAGTTTCCATAATACATACATCGAACTATTTCtcaatatgtataattaaaaattatgcgaattaaagtaatatcatatttgtaatatttaaatttaatttttatgaagtaAAACACTCGTAAAGAATTTTtcatgcaaaattattatgcatCACCAATAATGaattatcttatttacatACCATTGTAGTTTTGTAGAGAGCATAATTTGTTTTTCCGTCAGTTTTAAAATGGATCTAAAATGAAGAATATTATTGTGCATAGAAAAAGAGTTCTCGAGAAAACCCATATGTTAGCAACACTGCAGGTGTTTTGCCGTATGAATTCTTCCACAATTTGATCGTAACTACGTCCCTTTAATGTCTGATGACCATATAACTCTAAATAGCGTGTGCCATCCTATAACAATAAAACTtccatttataatattgtatatgatatatacaaaaattactttgcgTTTAACTTACAGGAAAAATAACCCCATGATTGTCCTCATACGGCCCGTATAGCAAAAATGTGGGTGCTTGCCCGTTAAACTTTCTTCCAAATATCTTGTCCATTTCGACTAGCATCGTATAGATCTCTTGACGTCTCAAATCAGTGATGTTCTCGTGTGACACTATCTgccaaaataaataatttatattgtgaATAACTTCatgaaattgtaataatatatttgcaaatttaatatacatattattaattaatcatgctaagaaaaaaagagttatACTGAGCCTAGAGACGTCCAAGCGAGCAAATATGGAATCCTTTTTATAGCTTCAGCCAAAGTCAGGCCCAATATTCGATACTTCGGCAATCGATTTATACTACTATTACTGATcttctcgaaataaaaatcacctGCAACATCAAAAGGCATCAATCAGATAGTACCCAAAAATGTGGTTTAGGTGTAAGCATTAACGCAACTCACTGGCTTCCGTTTTGTTTTCTATGATCTTCAGATTTACGAAGGCAACGTCGACGATACCGGAAGTCAGATAATTAAAAGCAGTTAAATCGTCGCCCGCATGCTTCGCATCTGGAAAACGATCGTAATTTTGTgcaattacattaaattattcgtttcCCTCGCTATTATATCGCATTTTACATCTTTTTTGCACATATTATAAatcttgagaatttttaatgcTCTATCCATCAACTTTgcattagatatttttttataattacgttcATTTGCGATTGTATGTGTTCGTCGGATCTCACCTTCCTTGCATAACGAGTGCAAGTTCGCCGGGAGctcgttattattatctttgttGTCCCAGCCAAGGACGCAACTGTCTTTAAAGAAATTCGAAACAGCCTGCGCGTCCGAGCAATCCCAGTTTTCGGTAGATTCGTTTCTCATTAGCGTGACAAAGGCATTCCAAcctaaaatcaaaaatttatgatggaataattagattaaaagctaaatgcaaaattatatctcATTTATGTAACCGCACCAACGCTTCTGTAGCCCGTGAAGATCGCCCTGGCGCCTCTGAGATCACTTATGACTCTAAATGTAGAATTTCTCCTGACAACTGCCACGATCCTGTTTAGTTCCTGACGGTTATGAGCCATTGCGTGGACAATAGGTTTCAAACCCATCCTGCaggaaaaaaacgagaatCAAATGTGTGAgagaatttattgttaatttttatcagtcGATGCCTAACAAACAGAATATTTCAGCGACATTACAGTGACATTATAACATTGTCGAAATATTCTGTTTGCTGGGTGATCATTCACGTTCTTTACTTACATTCTGTTCTTAAGAAGCTCCTCGGGTCGTGCCAAAAAAATGTCCACTTTTCTGTTCCGTACAGCATCCATACATGCTTCTCTGCTACTTTCTTGGAAACAAGAGATCAACGGCTCCACGCCGTAAACTAAAGAAGCGTCTTTTAACCAGCTGCACTTACGCTTTTCGAGATTGGATACTAGGCACCAACGTATCTCTCTCGAAGGCTGACAGCCGGCTCGAAGGTTAGCGCTCAGGAAATTTGGATCTGTAATcagaacttttaattaattaataaatactttacttactttaaattaaaaaatactattaaaatCCATTTGCgctataatataattgttcaGTAATCATTAATAAATCTATTTAACAGGTGTATTTATTATAGTGCTTTTAattagttataaaatattcaaaaaattaaagataaagtaGTTGTGTTATACTAGATACATTACATCGATGTAAGTAATCGTCGGGTGTTTGCAGATCTCTTACATCAGTCGCggtaatgtaataattttccatCAATTGTAAAACGCTTGATTCCCAACTAGATGTTCTATTCATCATCAAATTCATTATGCGAACGATACTTTCAGCATTTTTcctagagaaaaattaataattaaaaaaaacgaaagtttcaatcttttaattctaCACAATTGATCTAATTTTTCGAAGTAAAAGTATAAAGCGCTTACGGTTTAGCTACGACAACTGGCCATGGTTTCGATATCCAGACGCAGGGTTTATTGAAATTAAGCGGTTTTGTGGTGCCATCAGGACATAAAAACTTATAATCCTGCGCGTCGATCATTTGAAgctatatattttaattaatattaatattgtaagtTGAGTAgtctatttaaattataattttttttttttttaagacactACAATCGAAATGACCGTAGACTAATTTGCTAATTACCTTGAAGTGTACGCGAGCATCACCCAATCGGACCCAGGCAACATCACCCATGCCGTCGGTAAGACATAACAGTGCTCCCTCTCGTCCATAGTATTTATCGGTATTATAACAACTGGCTGGCCTCTCACAAGCAGCGCACAGATTTCTATACTTCGATTctgcgaaaaataataaaaattcttaatttttgcaatacaataaaaaaacgcaaaataattttatttttaaataaatagcgATTGTTAATAAATCACAAATATACACTTATATCGTATTTAAAGCCGATATTCATACATATAGTTTGTTCTTATATTAAAGATTGTCttaataatagttttatttgattttagaTCAATCATACATGCTTGTAACTGAATACGTACTCAATTGATAATCAAACGTCGTATCTGTTGACCAGGGACCAGCGATGCAGGCCGCTTCGAAGTAATTAGACAGAGCGTGCATTCTGTTCTCGAATAACGTCATGTTTGCGTCGCattcctttttaattatcatattttcgAAGTACTGAAATAGgaggtaattaaataaatgcggATTTGCCCAATGAGTAAATCGGTGTCAAAAACAACAGAGGAATGATCTTAAAAGCTCACAGTGGTAAATGGACACCACTAATcagattatataaatttaattaactctaCTTAACTAGGTAATCTGATTAATGGCGTTTATTTGATACCGTGCACATCTGAGCCTCATTCAAAATAGAGCTTACTAACCATTGAAAAAGCTGCAGTCCAATCATCGACTGTATCTAAACCAGGGTGACACAATCGTTTGCCTTTAACGCCCCATATGCGTCGCACATTTTTATGTGCTATGGCTACTACTTCAAAACGATAatcatctaaaaaaataaaaaaaaaaaaatttatttgagatAATCATCATTTTAAACATATGAAGTTAACATACAATtggcgttaattttttttttttaattaatctgtcTGA is a window of Cardiocondyla obscurior isolate alpha-2009 linkage group LG11, Cobs3.1, whole genome shotgun sequence DNA encoding:
- the Tsf3 gene encoding transferrin yields the protein MDFRISCWFIFSLVITFVESYEFVNADSKWTLCLVDSVHTTQRILSLCPKLAKSPIECVIETDRFSCLRRVSSGDVDITVLEPEELMAIRNYKLYNVLVTNELRLFPDDDYRFEVVAIAHKNVRRIWGVKGKRLCHPGLDTVDDWTAAFSMYFENMIIKKECDANMTLFENRMHALSNYFEAACIAGPWSTDTTFDYQLKSKYRNLCAACERPASCYNTDKYYGREGALLCLTDGMGDVAWVRLGDARVHFKLQMIDAQDYKFLCPDGTTKPLNFNKPCVWISKPWPVVVAKPKNAESIVRIMNLMMNRTSSWESSVLQLMENYYITATDVRDLQTPDDYLHRYPNFLSANLRAGCQPSREIRWCLVSNLEKRKCSWLKDASLVYGVEPLISCFQESSREACMDAVRNRKVDIFLARPEELLKNRMMGLKPIVHAMAHNRQELNRIVAVVRRNSTFRVISDLRGARAIFTGYRSVGWNAFVTLMRNESTENWDCSDAQAVSNFFKDSCVLGWDNKDNNNELPANLHSLCKEDAKHAGDDLTAFNYLTSGIVDVAFVNLKIIENKTEASDFYFEKISNSSINRLPKYRILGLTLAEAIKRIPYLLAWTSLGSIVSHENITDLRRQEIYTMLVEMDKIFGRKFNGQAPTFLLYGPYEDNHGVIFPDGTRYLELYGHQTLKGRSYDQIVEEFIRQNTCSVANIWVFSRTLFLCTIIFFILDPF